From Brassica oleracea var. oleracea cultivar TO1000 chromosome C3, BOL, whole genome shotgun sequence, a single genomic window includes:
- the LOC106333641 gene encoding auxin-responsive protein SAUR71: MDENNAGKLTGIKQIVRLKEILQKWQSVTIGSKSDDTELGARKHTAIISPVINQRLFDMKTCDSDEETSQSPEPPSDVPEGYLAVYVGPELRRFIIPTNFLSHSLFKVLLEKAEEEYGFDHSGALTIPCEVETFKYLLNCIENHPKDDTSAGDTVETDE; this comes from the exons ATGGATGAAAACAACGCAGGAAAGTTAACCGGGATCAAGCAGATTGTGAGGCTAAAGGAGATTCTGCAAAAATGGCAAAGTGTCACAATAGGTTCAAAGTCAGATGATACCGAGTTAGGAGCAAGAAAGCACACAGCCATCATTTCTCCTGTTATCAACCAGAGGCTATTTGATATGAAGACATGTGATTCGGATGAGGAAACTAGCCAAAGTCCTGAGCCACCTTCTGATGTCCCTGAAGGGTATTTGGCGGTCTATGTTGGACCCGAGCTCCGGAGATTTATAATTCCTACAAACTTTCTAAGCCATTCTCTGTTCAAGGTCTTGCTTGAGAAAGCTGAGGAAGAATACGGATTTGATCATAGCGGCGCCTTAACCATACCTTGCGAGGTCGAGACTTTCAAGTACTTACTTAACTGCATTGAGAATCATCCTAAAGATGACACCTCAG CTGGAGATACAGTGGAAACGGACGAGTAA